The Zea mays cultivar B73 chromosome 7, Zm-B73-REFERENCE-NAM-5.0, whole genome shotgun sequence DNA segment CAAAGTAAAAGCATTGCGGTGTCAAAGTGAAGCCTTGCGAACAAAAAGGCTGATTGTAGAAGACATAAAGCCATGCAAAAGAGAGCACAAAACCATAGACACAATAATTTCTTGAATAGAACATTTCTCAAAAAAGTAAAAAGGGAGAAAATGCAAGGACATTAGAAGCACAATTAATTTCTTACTGACACATGAATAGGCACTCCAAAGTAGGAATTGGTGCAGGCACATTCATAATCATAACCTATACTAACTACTTGATCTGTAATTAACGTCTTGAAGTTAAAATTAAACAGAAGCTAAAAACTCTATATACAAATGGCAACTCCAAAAATTATAAATAGAACAAAGTCTCACATACGAGATTTTGACTGTGCACTCTCAATTAAGATCTACAAGCATGTAGGTGCAAGCAGATAGAATCATATGCTCGAAAGAGACCCCACATACCACAACATTCCCAACAAATCCAAAGATATAAAGCATATTCTATACCTTAACTTCCTCAAGAAGCTTCTTCTCCCACATGTACAACTTCTGTAGCGTAGAGGAGAGGTTGCCGGATCCCATCGCCTTGTCCTCTTCAAAACGCAGAAACTCCTCCTCCATTGTCGGTATACCACAGACCATCATTGCAGAGACTAAATGATCGATTGTGTCAGATTAGAGTTCATACAGATAACTGCACAGTAAGGCTGAGAATTCTTATTGCAAATGTGAAATAAGCTTTACCAACCTTTGAAACCTGAACTCTTCTGGTAGTAAGGCATCTTTCCGACCTCAAGCATCTTGGATACCTCACTAGCTGATTGTGAGGCACGCTCAAATTGAGTCCTGATCTCCACCACCACCTCAGTGTCATCGATGTATATCTTGTCCGATCCTGTGGGTGGCAGACCGGCAACATGCTGCTGTGGCTCTGAGTGTTGAACTTGCTCTCCGACAACACTCTTCTCTACTACATGCACGTCATGCTCCAAGCTGCTCCCACTACTGCTGGCCTCAGATGACTTGGACTTGCGGGGCAGTTCATCTCTCGTACTGCTCCTACCATCTTCCTTTGTCGCCTTCCCGTTTCCCATGTAACCCTTCATTGGGTGCTTCTCATCACCATAAGCTTCCTTGACTACCTCCATGTCTTCATCCTCCAAGTCCGGAATCCCCTCCTCCTCGCGCACATCCTTTGAACTCCTGCTGGGAGAGTATGGAGCTGCTGTAGCAGTTGGTTGCTCGTAGTAGCTATCATAAGTTTCAAACGGGTTCAGGAAGTCCCAGGTGGACACCCTGGGAGGAGATGGAGGCGGTGGTGCTGCGGCTGGCTCGCGGGAGGAGGAGGGGATGTCTGCTGGTGGTGCAGGAGCAGAACCACCTCCATAGTAACCACCATAGGCATACTGATTATATGAGCTCGAGCTCTGTGGTGGGTAGGAGTACCCACCACCATAGCCGCGCGGGGGTGGCTGCAGCTCGTCATTGCCGGAATAGTAGTGGACCCTGGCGTTAGTGGCCTGCAGGCGTTGCTCGTGCGAGATTGACGGTGGAGGTGGCTGGCTGCGCGCGTAGTTGATGTTAAAGAAGCTCTGCCCATATCCACCCATGCCACCGTAGCCTTGGTCATAGCCGCCAGCGCCGCCGCCACTGCCCATGCCACCATAGCTCTGGTCATTGTAGCCGGCACCGCCGCCGCTGCCACCACCACCCATGCCCCCATAGCTTTGCCCGtaaccaccgccgccgccgctgctcaTGCCAATACCGCCATAATCGGGACCAGGACCCGGCCCAGGCCCATTGGCGTACCCGTAGCCGTATCCAGGACCATACGGCGGCGGAGCATACCCGGAGGAATAGGGTGGTCCCATCTGCGGCGGCGGAGGACCAGGCGCCCCGGCTGAGTGGACGACatccgggcggcggcgagccgggtCGGGCTCTTCGTCGGAGTGGAACTTGATGTGTCCGTCATCGGAATCGGAGTCGTCGTCGGAGAACTGGATATGGCCGTCGTTGGGGGCGATGCGGACCTGCttggcggcggaggaggaggacgcgattgcgggcggcggcggcgacgcggCGGGGAGGCCGTCGCCCTTCCGCTGCAGCGGGAGGCGGAGCGCGggctcgggcggcggcggcggcagcgactGGACGCCGCGGAGGAAGTCGTGCAGCAGGGCGCCGACGGCGCGCAGCGACTCGGCGTAGGCGTGGTGCGCGTCGGCGAGCATGTAGCGCTGGCGGATGGCCAGCGCCAGGAGCTCGGAGCGCGCCCGGCAGTGCTGCACGGCGTACTCCTCCTCCGTCTTGGACTGGCCGCACCCCATGGCAACCGCCCGCAAGAACCGCCTTTTATTCCTGCCTCACAAAGGAGGAGAGCCCAGtcacagcggcggcggcggcaaacGCATGGCGGCGGGTGGTGCGAATCTAAGGGGAGAGCGGCGGGCGGGTGCGGAGGGGAGCAGATCTGGGTGGCGGCTACCTACAGCGGGGGATGGTGGAAGGGACGGGGGCTCGGCCGAGAATCTTCGCCTTTTGGCGTGGGTGCCAGCGGAGAGCGGCTCGTCGCGGTGCGCGCGGCGCAGGTCCTCCTTCTCTTTCTCTGGCCGCGGTGACAGCCTGCGCGCATGCTCCTCCGCGCCCCTCCCCCTCCCGCGGCGGTGGGGGCGTGGGGCTCTTCCGTCGGGCGCGGGGAAAGGCGGGCGGTGGCAACGAGCGAAGCGCTGCGCCGCGAGCGAGTGTTGTGTGCTGTGTTGGGGGGCTCTAGAGTATAGACTGGCTGTGGGCGTTGGTTATGGAGCACGAGGCATCGAGGCGCGTCTGCGCTGCTGCCCTTTTGGTGCGGTGGTTTTACCGGGAAAAAAGGGCTGGGAATCATCTAACGGACGGGGCGGCGGGGGCGGACGAACGAACGGAGACGGAGACGGAGGATCGCGGGGGTGGGGTGGGGCAGCCCAGGGGAGACATCCGTACATTGACGCCTGTCGCCGGCGTGGACGCCTGGATTCTACCCTGCTGCGCGGCCTCTGGGTTGCCGCTGCCAGCCACACGCTGGTGGGGTGCGGCGTGCGGGTGCCGTGCCGCCCCTGCGATGTTTGGTTTCGTGCAGGGTCTGAAGTTTAATCTTTTTATCATGTTTGGTTCAGATACTAAAAATATTTAGAATGTATTAAATATTAAATGACTTATAAAAAGACTAAAATATTCCTTATCGTTCTCTCCTAAAACAAAGGAGAGACCAAAAGATAGAATTAATATTATTTAGTTCCCAccgtttcctttttctcttttgtgATCTGAGTCACGCGTCTTGTTTTTGTCACGTACGTTGCTGCCATTTTAtaacggtggcggcggcggctggcgtGGAATTTTCTTGTGGGGGCTGGGCGGTCGACGACATCTGATGAGACCTGGTATGAATGGCTGTGTGTGTGGTTTGCTGCAAGCTAAGCAGCTGATCATCATTGACCAGGCGGTGTTTGGTGTGAAGTTTGATGAGTCCAGCCAGGTGCCACCAGCGCCAggccagccgccagtgccactgcTGGATTTCGGACCCGGCGGCGGTCGTTTTCCGCTTGTGCGTGCGTGCGATGCGATGCGATGCACCGACGATAATGCTTGATCTTGATAACAAACTATATATGCTGACAAGTCGTTCACGCGACTCGATTGAACTAACAGAGAAGGGAACAATAATTGTTGCATGCAAAAGGCCGGCAGCTAGAGCAAGTACCACCCTGCATGCCACGTTGTGGTGCTGTGGGCTGAAGCAGTGCACCCGCTTTTCTGGTCCCTCGTGAAAAGGCCGTTTTTCCACGACTAGGGATCCGGCAGACGGCAGTACGTAGATAGTCCTCCCTCACTTCACTTTGCTCGGCACTCGGCAGCGCGCGTCGGCAACGGTCTGTTACATCACGCAGGACGGCAGGAGCCCCCACTCGGAGCCGGCGATGCTGGGCGAGCCCTCGGCAAGAGGCTAGGGAGGCTTGGGTTGGGTCGCGCCACCGTCACCCGGCTGGTCGTCGTCCTGGTGCATGGCGCGCATGGCTGCGTGCATGCATGCAGATGCAGATGCAGGCGCAGCGAAACGCCCAGGTCGATATCTGCAGTGCCTGCTGCTTGAGTTTTTTACCTGGCCAGCCGGCCGCCCCCGCCAGTAAAAAAGTCAAAACCGGGGTGGCTGCTCGTCGACCGGCCGCGGCCGGTACAGTGTTCCTACAGCTACAGCCAGGTGGAAGAGGACGAGGCGCGGGCGGAGCAGGGGAGGGGAGCGCCCAGGCTGCACAGCCAGTGCTGCAATCATAGCTAGCCATGCAGCAGCCAGAGCAACGGCCACAGACAGACACTGCGGACTCGACTTGACTGGAGGAGGTCCCGGTGGCCGCTGGACTGAAATGAAAGaggagctagctagctagccgtTTCACATTCACTGGAAAGTGACTGCTGGCGCGCGGCGCGGGTGACTCCCCGCCCATCGGCCGGGCCGGGGAAGGGAAGGCAGCGGAGCGGGTTAATGAGGCGCACCAACCGCGGccgccgccggggccggggccctTCGGCCACGAGGCGGCAGTCAATAACTGGTACTACGAGCAGTGAGTGTGCCAGCCATGGCAGGTTTCGCATTGCTCGCCGCGCGTGTGCCGCCGCGCCCGGAATGGCTGGTTCTTCGTCGTCTTCGTCTCCGCAGCAGGCACTACTCCTCCACGCGCGCGCCGCGGTGAGCGCTACCACAGTACCACCTCCTCCCGTGCTGTACTGACTACTGAGAATGTCACCCACGTACGAGTACGTTTGCCCACAACCACAACTTGTCAACTTTGCCCGGGCCCAGGTCTACCTCTCTGTGCCCTGACGGCCGGGAACCCGGGACGTATATGTGTAGGTAGATGTACTGTACCAGTATGTATAGCTAATGAGCGCTGGGTGTGTTTTGCCGAGTTCTTTTGTGCCCAACGTTACATTATTGTCGATCGCGGCGCCCGTCGACCGGCGAGGATGGGCCGGACTGCTGCCGACTGCTACTATAGGATGTACAGGCGTGTGCATGGTACCGAGGCAGGCACACTCGGCCGGGCCGGGGGCTGGCCAGGCATATGCGTGAACCCCTGGCCATACGGCCATGCAGCGCAGGCGCAGCCCACACGCGCGCCCGTGCCGACTGCCTGCACACACAGCCGCAGTACACACATCTAGAGCTTGCTTGGCCGATAGCACAAGCAGCTACGTTTGTACCATAGCTACAGTTGCGCGTACGTTGCTCTATTATACGCACTGCACGTACGCAGAACGTTTATAGGTACATCACACGACTACGTATTTGTTAGATAGTTCTGCATTTTTAAGATTAACCTAATTTCTAAAGCAATCACTATATACACAATAGATAAACGATACATAACAAATAAAAGCATGCCCAGATAGCATATATATTAAATCTACCTTAAACGCATATATAGCAGAAACAAGAGCGATGAACTTATTGTCGTTATTCAAAGCATAGATTGTATCAGGCCACCAACTCGACGAGAAGTCGTGTGATcgctaccaaaaaccctaattcgcTCACTCCATAGATGTTATTCAGTGGAGCAAGATTTCGGAGACACTGCTCCCTCAGTCGTTGTCGTTGTGCCGACATCAGGTATAAAGGAGCCTAAGTTTGCATAGCACCGAGTACTTTCTTGTCTAAAACCCTAGCCCACAGTAAATTGATTGTTTCTCGTGCCTTTCTAGGAGAACACCCTCTATTACATGGAAGAATTAGGGTTGGAACAACTTTAGTTTggtgaaaccaaacacccctttagACCATATTCGTTTCATCTCAAAATCATAGGATTAAGGGGAATAGAAAGGGATTGAGGAGTATTTTGACTTATAGCTAGGGGATTTGATCCCTCACTCCCTCTCTATCTTCATGGATCTACACAAAATGAACAGGGCCTTAGTCAACTTCCATGGCTTAACGAAGAAGGGAGATAAAGCATATATAAGAGGGAGTTAGTTTGTTCTGCGAGCGTAACGAGATATCCAGCCTGCTTTTGGGTGGTCAAGGCCGGGGGGTCGCATGGATGGAATCATTGAGGGAGCAGGTGACTCCTACCACAAACATTCTTTTTACATTCCCGCTGCATCACGTGACTACGAATCATTCGGGCCCAGTAAATTATTAAAGCTAGCATTCCTTTCCACAAAGAAAAAACAAAACACTGTACGGGTATATGAGTCCACGATCATGTGCCACGTGTACAGTTTAATTTGGCAACTCTATTATTATATTTACTATTGCCGTCGGGATACGATACCACAACACCAAAGATAACAGAGAATTAGAAAAAAGATGATCATATGTCTAGAATAGTTGGAATAGAGCGCTGACACGGCGGTATGCACACGTACGGTGTAGAGAGTTTCATGCCATCTCAGCGTAATACCCCACGCTGTCTATATGATGTCTTAATTCTGAATTAAACCACGTCATAAAATGATAAATATATTCAACACAGAGTAAACAATACTCCCTCCGTCTCACAAAGGATGTCGTTTGACTTTCTTGAGGCCAACTTTGATCAGTTTGTCTTATTCAAAATAATTGTGAAAATATAGAAAACTTTAGTTTATTGTTAAAGTAAATGGTATGATAAACTAAACCGTAATGAACATAAATGATAATTATGATTTTTTTGAATAAAATGAGCAGGTCAAACCTAATCTTAAAAAAGTCAAACGACATTCTTTTAGAGACAGAGGGAGTAACAAATCTATTTTACTAGATAATAGTAAGTAATGCTTATGTCATTTCAAGAGCCGCGACTTTTATTTTGTTGGTTTTTTTCCATCCAATGCCGTTTAAGAAAATCAgatttaattaaaaaacaaactaAGTTTTCTTTGACAATATTACTTCAAATCAAAACTACAAAACTCTATAACTTCTAAGATCTACAAAAATTATTTTTCTTGTTTGATCATTTTCTCATCTAACATGGTGGTTCTAACATTATTCATAACTTTTATACATCTCtcttgtagtttcataaactacaagAGAT contains these protein-coding regions:
- the LOC103633153 gene encoding protein ALTERED PHOSPHATE STARVATION RESPONSE 1 isoform X2 produces the protein MGCGQSKTEEEYAVQHCRARSELLALAIRQRYMLADAHHAYAESLRAVGALLHDFLRGVQSLPPPPPEPALRLPLQRKGDGLPAASPPPPAIASSSSAAKQVRIAPNDGHIQFSDDDSDSDDGHIKFHSDEEPDPARRRPDVVHSAGAPGPPPPQMGPPYSSGYAPPPYGPGYGYGYANGPGPGPGPDYGGIGMSSGGGGGYGQSYGGMGGGGSGGGAGYNDQSYGGMGSGGGAGGYDQGYGGMGGYGQSFFNINYARSQPPPPSISHEQRLQATNARVHYYSGNDELQPPPRGYGGGYSYPPQSSSSYNQYAYGGYYGGGSAPAPPADIPSSSREPAAAPPPPSPPRVSTWDFLNPFETYDSYYEQPTATAAPYSPSRSSKDVREEEGIPDLEDEDMEVVKEAYGDEKHPMKGYMGNGKATKEDGRSSTRDELPRKSKSSEASSSGSSLEHDVHVVEKSVVGEQVQHSEPQQHVAGLPPTGSDKIYIDDTEVVVEIRTQFERASQSASEVSKMLEVGKMPYYQKSSGFKVSAMMVCGIPTMEEEFLRFEEDKAMGSGNLSSTLQKLYMWEKKLLEEVKTEERMRVLYDRKREELKMLDEKGAEAHKLEATELYIRKLSTKISIAIQVVNTISEKISKLRDEELWPQTCELIQGLMRMWSVMLECHQIQLHAISQARYIDSMIDTAKFGDDHMDLIKRLELQLLDWIACFAAWVSAQKNYVKTLNKWLTNGVIYVPEETEDGAPPFSPGRLGGPPIFVICNNWAASVDRVSEKEVVEAMQAFASNVLNLWERHRSEQRQGLMANKGMDRDLRVMERDEQSMRKALEAQNKKLVLISNQGSVSLSAQALHERGPGAEAGGSLQTGLRNIFEAMENFTSASANTYRELHLRAEEEKARVAQESGSVS
- the LOC103633153 gene encoding protein ALTERED PHOSPHATE STARVATION RESPONSE 1 isoform X1, with product MRAGCHRGQRKRRRTCAARTATSRSPLAPTPKGEDSRPSPRPFHHPPLNKRRFLRAVAMGCGQSKTEEEYAVQHCRARSELLALAIRQRYMLADAHHAYAESLRAVGALLHDFLRGVQSLPPPPPEPALRLPLQRKGDGLPAASPPPPAIASSSSAAKQVRIAPNDGHIQFSDDDSDSDDGHIKFHSDEEPDPARRRPDVVHSAGAPGPPPPQMGPPYSSGYAPPPYGPGYGYGYANGPGPGPGPDYGGIGMSSGGGGGYGQSYGGMGGGGSGGGAGYNDQSYGGMGSGGGAGGYDQGYGGMGGYGQSFFNINYARSQPPPPSISHEQRLQATNARVHYYSGNDELQPPPRGYGGGYSYPPQSSSSYNQYAYGGYYGGGSAPAPPADIPSSSREPAAAPPPPSPPRVSTWDFLNPFETYDSYYEQPTATAAPYSPSRSSKDVREEEGIPDLEDEDMEVVKEAYGDEKHPMKGYMGNGKATKEDGRSSTRDELPRKSKSSEASSSGSSLEHDVHVVEKSVVGEQVQHSEPQQHVAGLPPTGSDKIYIDDTEVVVEIRTQFERASQSASEVSKMLEVGKMPYYQKSSGFKVSAMMVCGIPTMEEEFLRFEEDKAMGSGNLSSTLQKLYMWEKKLLEEVKTEERMRVLYDRKREELKMLDEKGAEAHKLEATELYIRKLSTKISIAIQVVNTISEKISKLRDEELWPQTCELIQGLMRMWSVMLECHQIQLHAISQARYIDSMIDTAKFGDDHMDLIKRLELQLLDWIACFAAWVSAQKNYVKTLNKWLTNGVIYVPEETEDGAPPFSPGRLGGPPIFVICNNWAASVDRVSEKEVVEAMQAFASNVLNLWERHRSEQRQGLMANKGMDRDLRVMERDEQSMRKALEAQNKKLVLISNQGSVSLSAQALHERGPGAEAGGSLQTGLRNIFEAMENFTSASANTYRELHLRAEEEKARVAQESGSVS